The Chitinophaga sp. Cy-1792 genome contains the following window.
TAGGCTCCTTCGGTGCATCTACTGAAGCACTGGTGCTCGTAGACGGCATTCCCACCAACTCCTTTAATGATATTGACCCCAACGATATCGAGAGTATCTCTGTACTGAAAGACGCTTCTTCCGCCGCTATCTATGGCGCCAGAGCCGCCAACGGCGTAGTACTCGTGACTACTAAAACCGGTGGCAAACAGAAAATGAAAGTCAGCTATAATGGCTATGTAGGTATGCAAAAAATAACGGCCACACCTGATTTTGTGAATTCCTGGGAATATGCACAGATGGTCAACGAAGCACAGCCCGGCTCCTATACCGCAGACCAGATCGCTAAATTCAAAGATGGCTCCGATCCCGACAACTACCCAAACACCAACTGGATCGACGCTACCTTCAAGAAGCACTTCATGCAAACAGGCCATAACGTCAGCCTGTCTAACGGTAACGACAACACGCAATACATGCTCTCGCTCGGGTACCTCAACCAGGATGGTGTGGTAGCTAAAAACGATTACAAGAAATACAGCGCAAGATTTAACCTGCAATCCAATATCACCTCTACGCTGAAACTCACGACCAGGCTTTCATATATCCAGTCGAACCTGGAACAACCCAACACCCCTGCTACGCTGGACGCCACCAGCATGACAGACATCATCTCCAGTGTGGTGCGTACCAATGCCACCTTCCCGATCAAACTCAGCAACGGTAGCTGGGGCGCAGGCGTAGTAAACAAAGGCAATCCCGTATCATGGCTGAACAGCGCCTCATTCTATAAAGACAGGGAGTCTGACCTGAATGCCAACGCACGCCTCGACTGGTTTGTGATCCCCGACCTGAAACTCTCTGCCATCGGTGGTTACACACAAACGCAGGGACAAACAAAAAATTTCCTCGCTACACAACAGATCAACAGCACCGTCTTCCTTTCCCCCTCTTCTCTGACAATGGGTACAGGATATCGTCAATATAAAACAGTACAGGGCCTCGCCGAATACAACAAAGCCATCAAACAGCACGAAATCGCTGTGCTGGCAGGATATGCGTTTGAGCAATGGAATACAGAAACATTGAGTGCCGGCAGGTCTAACCTGCCCAGCAACGACCTGACAGAACTACCACTCGGTGATGTGGCTACGCAAACCAATGGAAGCAACAACGAAGTTTCCGCCCTGAGATCCTTCTTCGGCCGCATCCAGTATAACTTCGCGCATAAATACCTCTTCGAAACAAATATGCGTTATGACGGTTCATCCCGCTTTCCGGCAAATAAAAAAAATGCCTTCTTCCCTTCTGCCGCAATAGGCTGGCGTATCTCTGAAGAAGAATTTATAAAAGATAAAATCAAATGGCTGAACGAGCTTAAAATTAAAGGCTCTTACGGTACCCTCGGCAACCAGAACATCGGCACCTACCCTTACCAGAATACCCTGACAACCGGCTACAACTATGCCTTTGGCGGTGTTGCCAGTCCAGGCGCCGTACGCCTGACACTAAACGATACTACCCTTCACTGGGAATCCACCCGCACCAAAGACATCGGCATCGATGGTGCCCTCTTCAACAACAAACTTACTTTCAGTGCCGCCTGGTTCGACAGGTACACCTATGATATCCTGGTTAAACCTTCCGGTAGTGTATCCGCCGTTCTGGGTACTGCTATTGGTTACCAGAATTCCGGAAAACTGCAGAACCGCGGCTGGGAATTTACCATCGGCCATAAAAATCATGTTGGTCAGGTCGATTATTTCGTCAACGGCAATTTCTCCATTACAAAAAATAAAGTACTCGACCTCGGCGTGGGCAACGTAGTACAGCCGAACGGGCTGGTAGGCAATGGCAGCAATATTTTCATCGGTTACCCACTCAACTCCTACTATGGATATGTTGCTGATGGCCTGTTTACAGACGCTGCTGACGTGGCAGCATGGCAGCAGAATAACAACATGACTGCTATCAGTCCATCCCCTAAGCCTGGTGATATCCGTTATAAAGATATCAGCGGCCCCGGTGGCAAACCTGATGGAAAAGTTTCCGCCGACTATGACCGCGTTGTACTTGGTTCTACCATTCCTAAATACAATTTTGGCGCTTCACTCGGTGCAGCCTATCATGGCTTCGACCTCAGCATGATGTTGCAGGGCGTTGCCGGTGTAAAAGGCCGCCTGGACGGCTATGCAGGCTATGCATTATACAGCAACGGCAACGTACAGCGCTGGCAGATGGATAACCGCTGGACAGCTGACAATCCAAACAGAAACGCAAAATATCCTCGTATGGAAATCATCAGCAACCAGGGTACAGGCAATACTTTAACCTCCTCCTACTGGCTGCTCGATGGCTCTTATCTGCGTCTGAAAAATGTGCAGCTGGGTTATACCTTCTCCAAAGACCTGCTGAAAACGATCAACATCAGCAGTGTGCGCATTTTCGCGGCAGGAGAAAACCTGCATACCTGGAGCCATTACCGCAAAGGATGGGACCCTGAAATCAATACCGGCGGCGCCTATTACCCTATCCTTGCCAACTACACCGTGGGCCTGAACGTCACTTTCTAACCGACAAAATTGCTTATCATGACGACTATTCATAAAAAATATACATCGCTGACAACAACAGTTTTACTGTTGCTGCTACTTGCCATAAGTGCCTGCAAAAAAGACCTGGATACCTCTCCCCTTACCACTTACTCCAACGAAACATTCTGGACCAGTGAGCAAAATGCCATGATTGCCTTAACAGGTGTTTACAGAGGAAATATCCAGATGAACAAGGCTGCAGAATTCACTGCCACCGACTGGTGGTCGTATTACGGGCTGCTGTTCCAGGAGTTTGCGTCCGACAATGCCTACGACCGCCGTGGCGATAATTCCGCCATTAACCGTCTCAGTAATGGCACCATGACCAATGATCTTGGTGTCCTCGGTGAATACTGGTCGGCCAGCTATACCCGTATTGCAAGAGCCAATTACTTCCTGGAGAATGTGGCCAAAACGCCTGTATCAAAAGATAAACTCGCCCGCCTGACAGCAGAAGCCCGCTTCCTGCGTGCCTGCACCTATTTTTACATGTCGCAGTTCTGGCAGTCGGTACCCCTTGTAACCCGCTCGCTGTCTGCATATGAAGCCAACCACGTTTTAAAGGCGCCCAAAGATTCCATCGTTCAGTTTGTGATCGATGAATTAAATGCCGCCGTGGCAGATCTTCCGCAATACAAAGACCTTGCATCAACAGAGCGTGGCCGTGCCTCCAAGCAGGCTGCCCTGGCTTTTCTCGGAAGATTATATCTCTCAGAAAAAAAATATGCACAGGCAGCCAGTACCTACAAACAGATCATCGATTATAACGACAACATCATTGACCCGGACTATGCGGGCCTTTTTAACGGCAGCAATGAAACCAGCAAGGAGATCATCTTCGCTACGCAATATGTAGTGGATTATGGCTCCAATGCCATGTTACAGCATATGTACCCGGCAGTAGCCGGCGGCTGGCACCTGTATTGTCCGCTGGGAAGCCTGGTAGAATCATATGAATTCAACGACGGCACCCCATTTTCGTTTACTGATGCCCGTTACAACCCGAATGATCTTGGTGCCGGCAGGGATCCCAGGCTGAAACTGAATATCCTGTATAACGGGAATTTATTTAAAAACCTGCGCTATGTATCACATCCGGATTCCGTCAGCAGCAGCGACCAGCTGACTACCACCAAACAAGCCACCAGAACAGGCTTCTGTATCAGGAAATATAACAGTGAAACCTTCACTGGCGACCTGCAGAACTCAGGCATCGACCTTCCCGTGATCCGCTATGCAGAAGTATTGCTCAGTTACCTTGAAGCTAAACTGGAAGCCGGAGATGCCATTGACCAGTCGTTACTCGATGCTACCATCAACAAAGTACGTGGCCGTGCAGCAGTGAATATGCCACCGGTAAAGGTTACAGACGCCGCTACCCTGCGGCCTGTCCTTCGCCGTGAGCGCCGCAACGAACTCGCCATGGAAGGCCTCCGTTACTGGGACCTCCTGCGCTGGGGTATTGCCGCCCAGGTATTAAAAGGTGATTTCTATGGCGCTCCATTCCCGAACGCAAAGAACCTGCGTAAGAATGCCGCCGGCACCGTAGACCCTTATAGCCGCTGGTACGTCACCAGCAAGGCTTTCAGAGCAGGCACAGATGAAAAATGGCCGGTACCGCTGTCAGAAGTAAATATCAATCCAAAGTTGCAATAACTCAGCAATAAGCATATGAAAAGATTGTATCTGTTCACAGCAGGGATATTCTTCCTGCTGGGAACCACCACCAGACTATCCGCGCAGCAAAAGCCCAACATCATCGTCATTTATGCCGATGACCTGGGCTATGGCGATATCAGCTGCTATGGTATGAAAAGAATTCAGACGCCTAACATCGATCAGCTCGCCCGGCAGGGTGTACGCTTTACCAATGGCTATGCTACCAGTGCTACGTGTACACCTTCCCGTTATGGTATACTCACCGGCCGTTACCCGTGGCGGCAGAAAGGCACCGGCATCGCTCCCGGCGATGCGTCCCTGATCATACCAACAGACCATAAAACGCTGCCAGGGATGCTCCAGGATGCCGGATACCACACCGCAGCCATCGGCAAATGGCACCTGGGCATAGGAAATCCGGGTACCACCATCGACTGGAATACCGAACTGAAACCAGGCCCCAACGAAGTAGGGTTCAACTACTCCTTTATCATGCCGGCAACGCTCGACCGCGTGCCCTGCGTTTTCGTGGAGAACCACCATGTCGTCAATCTCGACAAAAATGACCCTATCACCGTCAGCTATAAACATAAAGTAGGCAACGATCCTACCGGAAAAGAAAATCCGGAAAAGCTACGTATGCGCACAGATCCCCACCAGGGTCACGACCAGACCATCATCGACAGTATCAGCCGCATCGGCTGGATGACAGGAGGCAACAGCGCCAGGTGGAAAGATGAAAATATCGCAGGCATCATCACACAAAAAGCCATCAGCTTCATCGGAGAAAATAAAACGAACCCATTTTTTATCTACTTCGCCAGCGGCGATATCCACGTACCCCGCTACCCTAACAGTATGTTCAGAGGTAAAAGCGGTATGGGACTCCGTGGTGATGCCATCCTGCAGCTCGACTGGACAGTAGGCCAGATCGTTCATGCACTGGATTCCCTCGGGCTGACACAAAACACCATGATCATCTTCAGCAGTGATAATGGACCTGTTCTCAACGACGGCTACCTCGACCAGGCAGTTGAACTCGTTGGCAGCCATAAGCCCGCAGGCCCGCTCAGAGGCGGTAAATACAGCAGCTTTGAAGCCGGCGCACGCGTTCCGCTGATCGTTAAATGGCCTGCCACTATTAAAAAGCCGTCCGTTTCCAATGCCCTGATAGGCCAGATAGACTTCTTTTCATCGCTGGCAAAACTCACCGGTCAGCCTATCGCGAATGATGATGCACCGGACAGCTTCGATATGCTGCAACAACTGCTGGGAAAATCGGGTAAGAGTCGCCCCTATATTATCACACAGGGAAATGCACTCGCACTCATAGAAGGAGATTATAAATATATCACCCCTTCCAATGGCCGTAAATATGCCGATGAGGTTCAGATCGAAATGGGTACCGATCCGGCACCACAGCTCTATAATATTAAAAAAGATGTATTCGAGAAAGACAATCTCGCAAAAAAAGATCCCACAAAAACCAATGCCATGGCTGAAAAGCTAAAAGCAGTATCAGCCGCTGAAAGCAGCAGGTAAACCTGTTTTTCCGCCATTCAAAAAGCCGTCTCTACGCAGTAGAGGCGGCTTTTTATTTTCACCATTGACGCTTATCCCCTCTTCAAACTAATTTCTTTTCAGGATACGATGCCAGAAATCCGCGACTTTCCTTAATTTAGGGCGTCAACGATACCTAAATAGATTCGCCGTTATTCCACGTACCTTATACCGCAATACGGTATAACTATTATGCTTATACGATGCATTCAACCAACATGCCACTGTATTCAAAAATGATACGCTGCTGTATTATAGCAATGCTATTATGCTTCTGTATTTCCACCAGCGTGCAGGCACAGCGCCCTGTACACATCAACCACACCACAGCAGAGTATATTTTCACCAATGATGAAATCAGCTGGCTGGAAGACCCCGCCGGCACCATGCAGTTTAAAGAGGCCCGCTCCCGCGATGCAGCAGGTGAATTTCAAGCCAACACCAGCTACTATCCCAAAAATACAGACCAGCAGTCTGCATACTGGTTTAAGGTACATGTGATCCTGGGTGATTCCATAGAAAAGAAGCAAAGCATCATTGAGTTTTTTGATCAGACTATCGATGATATAACGATTTATCTCCCCGATGCCAATGGCGAATATATCGCGGCACATTCCGGGGCAGCAGAGCAATTCCGCCACCGCCTTTACCAGCACAAGAACTTCGAATTCCAGGTGCCTGATCTGTCGAAAGGCGATTATACCTATTACGTGCGGGTGAAGTCGCTGAATGAAATCAACTTCATCATGGTATACCGCACGGCAGAGCGTTTCATCAACTATGCCCTCGTGGAATATATCACCTATGGGTTGTTTTATGGTATGATACTCGTTTTCTGTTTTTATAACCTCCTCATGCTGATGGCCACCGGCCTCAATCACTACCTGTATTATGTACTGTATATTGTTAGTGTGGGCGTTTATGAGATGAGCACAGATGGTATTGCCTTTCAGTTTATCTGGCCGGGTACACCCGGACTAAATGTATACATGTATGGCATCTCCCTATATTGCATGAGTATATTTGCACTCATCTTTGCCAGAACATTATTGCGTGTAAAAAGACAAAGTCCTTTCCTATACAGGCTTTTGAACGGGATCATCGTTATACGGACCGTATTCTTTATCGTTTGCCTGTTTTTCAGAAAAGAATGGTTTATCTACAAATTTCTTGATTTCATACCACTCTTCGCAGCATTTATTGCCGGTATCATTATCTGGTACAAGGGCTTTAAGCCGGCACGCTTCTTTGTGTTGGGCTACGCCCTGCTCTTTCTCGGCGCTATCGGAAAATTAATCAATGTGCTGGGGCTGATCAGCGGAAACCTGTCTGTAGCGGCACATTACAGTATGGTATTTGGATTTGTTATGGAGATGATTTTGCTATCTTTTTCCATCGGCGACCAGGTAAGACTTTTAAGAAAGGAAAAGAAACAGGCGCAGGACGATGCCTTTTTTCACATGCAGCATCATCTCAAACTACAGGCATCTGCCAATCAGCTACTGGAAGAACAGGTGGCCGAACGTACCAGGCAGCTGGAATTACAATCCCAGGAAATCTACCAGCAGGCACAGGAGATCGCCCGCATGAATAAATTACTGGAGAAAGATAATGCCGAATTAAAAACGAATATTGAAAAAATAACAGATGCCAGGATCACCTCTGCGGAGCTGACATTTGAAGAATTCAGCCAGAAATATCCCGATCAGGAAAAATGCTACAGCTTCCTGGCAGACCTGAAATGGAGCAAAGGATACTCCTGCAAAAAATGTAATTACAATAACTTCAGCAAAGGCCGCAAACCATTCAGTCGCCGCTGTAATAAATGCGCCTATGAAGAATCTCCGATGAACGATACTATTTTTGAAAATAACCGTATACCGATCAACAAAGCATTTTACATCGTATACCTGGTGTTTACTACCAAAGGGAATATATCGTCTTACCAGATTGCGGAAAAAACAGGTATGCGCCAGGGTACTTGCTGGGCCTATGCCGTACGAATTAAAAATCTCCTGGAGGCAGAATCCATGACTACCAGGAAAAATAAAAAAGGTAGCTGGATGGACCTGATCATGAAAGTTTAAAATTGAAACCTGGTGCCAACAGCCAGGTTAAGGGCGTGTGTAGTAGCGCCATTGAACCGGGTGGTCTGCACTGCGCCGGAATCCAGGTACAAATCATCCGTTCCGGTGCCGGTTTCCGAACGATTGTATACGCCGGATACAAGCAGTACCATGTAATGATTCAGCCGGAAAACCGTACTGAAAGACATTCTTACATCATACCCCCTGGCATACTGCCGGAAGCTCACCGGATGCTGGAAGGCAGCTATCAGGTTCCAGTCGGCCACAGCGGCATAATGCAGCTGGCCGTACTGCAGGTCGCCGGCTATTTCCAGCCAGGATGCAACCCGGTACAACCCCGATATACCTCCAATCATACCTTTCCAGCTGGTATTGTAGGTACACCTGAGATTTTTCTCACCGGCCACTGCTGCGGCGTGATCCAGCAGGAATAAATTTGCCTTGTTGATCGTATAGCCTGCAAATACCGATAATTCCAGCCTTTTCCGTTGCAGGAAATGATATCCTCCGTACAACCTGTAAGCTGATATGGAACCTTCATCGCTGTCTAAATTCGCATGATAGGTAGGCAGATGACGGTCGTTTGCTCCATAATCGTTATCTGTTGCATGTCCTGTTTTAATAAAACAGCTGGATATGTCTACCCCTGCAAACCACCGCGGGAAAGGGGTAAATCGTATCCCGCCATTTAACACAGGGCCACCCAGTGCACGCCATTTCACTTCAGACAATACATTAACCGCTGCATTACCGGCATTTCCTGCAATCGACCATTGCAGCGCCGATGTCTGATACCCACCGGATAAATCTATAGTAAGGATCTGTGCACTATCCTGCGCCTGCGCAGCCATGCAGCTTAGCAGGCACATAACTTTTAACAGCAAGGATTTCATCTTATATGAATAAGTTTACCCACCCGGCAAGGGCCTGGTGGGTAAACGTAAATGATTGGATAGGATTACTGATTTACACCAAATGCTTCCCAGCCGGAAATAGCAGTACGGGTACAGGTCATGGCCTGGGTACCGTTTTCGGAACTTACATACAGTCCGTTATTGCCACGAAGGGATATTTTACCGTCGGCATTCACCACCCAGTCAAACTTTTCCCAGTCGCCAACAGTGGTGCGGTTACAGGTAATCGCCTGTGCACCATTTTCTGATGATACATATTTGCCCATCGCCTGCAATGCAATCTTTCCGCTGCCGGCGTCGATCACGGTGAAAGTTTCCCAGCCGGATGCTGTTGCCCTGTTGCAGTTCATGGCCTGTGTACCATTCTCACTGCTAACGTACATGTTATTAAAACCTTTCAGCGTAATATTCTGTCCGATAGGCGCAGTAGTGCCGGTGCTGCCTGCTCCTGACCATTTAAACGTTGCAGACGAGCCACCAGGTAAGGTATAGGTAAATGACTGGCTGCCCCACAGCACTTTAAATGAAACGCTGGAAGAACCGGTATTATAGGCCAGCAGCACTTTTGACCCATCGCTGTTTTTAAAGGCGGTTGTCTGGATATTGCCGGAGCTGTTGGATGAAATACGTACCGCGCCTGGCTGTACGAATTTAGAAACCTGTGCAATAATATAATACCCTACTCTCCTTGTAATGGTACTGCCATCGATCGTGATAGCGCCCATAGAGTTAGAGCTGCCACCAGGTGTGTGAGGGCCACCCTGGGAGTCGCTGGCGAGGTTCCATTCCAATACGGTCCTGGACCAGTTATTAAGTGATCCGAGCACCACGTTCTGGGTATGCCAGGCGAAATCGCCGGAGAAGCTGCCGCTGGTAGAGGTATACTGTTCTGTGAAATAAACGTTCTTATTGGTAGCATTCTTTACGGTGGTCATGGCAGAGATATTGCCGCCATAGAGGTGAAATGCCGAACCATCCACATAAGTACTGTTATTGGCAACATAGGTAGGAAAATCGGTATTATCACAGTTGTGGTCATAGCAGATGATCTTACAATTGAAGCCGGCGCCACGCAGCTTAGGGCCCATATAGCTGTTAATCAGTCCCAGTTCATTTTCTTTGGTAAGGGTCATGCTGGGCTCATTGTTGGCGTTCAGCGGTTCGTTCTGCGGTGTTACGCCCCAGATTTCGATACCTTGTCCGCGCATGGCGTTCATATAATCCAGCCAGTATTGTCCGTAGCTCTCATAGTTCTCTGCCTTCAGGGTGCCGCCGGAAAAAGAGCCGTTGGATTTCATCCAGGTAGGCGCCGTCCATGGCGTGGCCAGTACTTTGATTGCCGGATTGATCGCCAGGATTTTTTTCAGGATGGGAATGGTGTACGTCAGGTCGGGGCCAGACAAGCTAAAGGAAGCGCCATCGCGGTAAGTAAAGGAATAATCACTCAGATCGGTAGCGCCGATGCCGACGCGTACCACCGACAGTCCGATACCACTGGAAGGACTGAACAGTTCATTCAACAGGGAGCTTTGCGCTGATGCCGACAGATTGCTGATTAATTTGGCACTACCCTGGGTGAGGGTGAAACCGAAACCATCGATACCCTGATAGGTAGTTCCTTCATTTACAGTAATGGTAGTACCGGAAGAACCGGCATCCGCTGCAAAGGTAACGTTGCCTTGCTGCTGCAGTAGTTTACTCTGGTCGCCGGAGGTCATCCATACACTTACCGACTCATTGGCCCTGGCAGTGGTAGTTCCCTTTGCCTCATCGG
Protein-coding sequences here:
- a CDS encoding TonB-dependent receptor → MKWSIVLNLVLCLQISAKSYSQNISISENKIAIKTLFKKIEQQSSYQFFFKEKLLQDTHPVDVHVANADIKTLLSKYLPQQGLTFEIVDKIVVIKPAENTSPFLQPLTPENIRQLLQGTVKDEDGQLLVGATVRIQSSGKGTTTNTEGRFTLDIPTSPAILEISFLGYETLTVPYTGQQALSITLKRKGFKADELVVVGYGTQKKTQLIGSVSQVTGKDINNRPVPNITQALTGQMPGVSVIQRTGAPGSAGTIQIRGVGSFGASTEALVLVDGIPTNSFNDIDPNDIESISVLKDASSAAIYGARAANGVVLVTTKTGGKQKMKVSYNGYVGMQKITATPDFVNSWEYAQMVNEAQPGSYTADQIAKFKDGSDPDNYPNTNWIDATFKKHFMQTGHNVSLSNGNDNTQYMLSLGYLNQDGVVAKNDYKKYSARFNLQSNITSTLKLTTRLSYIQSNLEQPNTPATLDATSMTDIISSVVRTNATFPIKLSNGSWGAGVVNKGNPVSWLNSASFYKDRESDLNANARLDWFVIPDLKLSAIGGYTQTQGQTKNFLATQQINSTVFLSPSSLTMGTGYRQYKTVQGLAEYNKAIKQHEIAVLAGYAFEQWNTETLSAGRSNLPSNDLTELPLGDVATQTNGSNNEVSALRSFFGRIQYNFAHKYLFETNMRYDGSSRFPANKKNAFFPSAAIGWRISEEEFIKDKIKWLNELKIKGSYGTLGNQNIGTYPYQNTLTTGYNYAFGGVASPGAVRLTLNDTTLHWESTRTKDIGIDGALFNNKLTFSAAWFDRYTYDILVKPSGSVSAVLGTAIGYQNSGKLQNRGWEFTIGHKNHVGQVDYFVNGNFSITKNKVLDLGVGNVVQPNGLVGNGSNIFIGYPLNSYYGYVADGLFTDAADVAAWQQNNNMTAISPSPKPGDIRYKDISGPGGKPDGKVSADYDRVVLGSTIPKYNFGASLGAAYHGFDLSMMLQGVAGVKGRLDGYAGYALYSNGNVQRWQMDNRWTADNPNRNAKYPRMEIISNQGTGNTLTSSYWLLDGSYLRLKNVQLGYTFSKDLLKTINISSVRIFAAGENLHTWSHYRKGWDPEINTGGAYYPILANYTVGLNVTF
- a CDS encoding RagB/SusD family nutrient uptake outer membrane protein, with product MTTIHKKYTSLTTTVLLLLLLAISACKKDLDTSPLTTYSNETFWTSEQNAMIALTGVYRGNIQMNKAAEFTATDWWSYYGLLFQEFASDNAYDRRGDNSAINRLSNGTMTNDLGVLGEYWSASYTRIARANYFLENVAKTPVSKDKLARLTAEARFLRACTYFYMSQFWQSVPLVTRSLSAYEANHVLKAPKDSIVQFVIDELNAAVADLPQYKDLASTERGRASKQAALAFLGRLYLSEKKYAQAASTYKQIIDYNDNIIDPDYAGLFNGSNETSKEIIFATQYVVDYGSNAMLQHMYPAVAGGWHLYCPLGSLVESYEFNDGTPFSFTDARYNPNDLGAGRDPRLKLNILYNGNLFKNLRYVSHPDSVSSSDQLTTTKQATRTGFCIRKYNSETFTGDLQNSGIDLPVIRYAEVLLSYLEAKLEAGDAIDQSLLDATINKVRGRAAVNMPPVKVTDAATLRPVLRRERRNELAMEGLRYWDLLRWGIAAQVLKGDFYGAPFPNAKNLRKNAAGTVDPYSRWYVTSKAFRAGTDEKWPVPLSEVNINPKLQ
- a CDS encoding arylsulfatase; the protein is MKRLYLFTAGIFFLLGTTTRLSAQQKPNIIVIYADDLGYGDISCYGMKRIQTPNIDQLARQGVRFTNGYATSATCTPSRYGILTGRYPWRQKGTGIAPGDASLIIPTDHKTLPGMLQDAGYHTAAIGKWHLGIGNPGTTIDWNTELKPGPNEVGFNYSFIMPATLDRVPCVFVENHHVVNLDKNDPITVSYKHKVGNDPTGKENPEKLRMRTDPHQGHDQTIIDSISRIGWMTGGNSARWKDENIAGIITQKAISFIGENKTNPFFIYFASGDIHVPRYPNSMFRGKSGMGLRGDAILQLDWTVGQIVHALDSLGLTQNTMIIFSSDNGPVLNDGYLDQAVELVGSHKPAGPLRGGKYSSFEAGARVPLIVKWPATIKKPSVSNALIGQIDFFSSLAKLTGQPIANDDAPDSFDMLQQLLGKSGKSRPYIITQGNALALIEGDYKYITPSNGRKYADEVQIEMGTDPAPQLYNIKKDVFEKDNLAKKDPTKTNAMAEKLKAVSAAESSR
- a CDS encoding 7TM diverse intracellular signaling domain-containing protein, whose protein sequence is MHSTNMPLYSKMIRCCIIAMLLCFCISTSVQAQRPVHINHTTAEYIFTNDEISWLEDPAGTMQFKEARSRDAAGEFQANTSYYPKNTDQQSAYWFKVHVILGDSIEKKQSIIEFFDQTIDDITIYLPDANGEYIAAHSGAAEQFRHRLYQHKNFEFQVPDLSKGDYTYYVRVKSLNEINFIMVYRTAERFINYALVEYITYGLFYGMILVFCFYNLLMLMATGLNHYLYYVLYIVSVGVYEMSTDGIAFQFIWPGTPGLNVYMYGISLYCMSIFALIFARTLLRVKRQSPFLYRLLNGIIVIRTVFFIVCLFFRKEWFIYKFLDFIPLFAAFIAGIIIWYKGFKPARFFVLGYALLFLGAIGKLINVLGLISGNLSVAAHYSMVFGFVMEMILLSFSIGDQVRLLRKEKKQAQDDAFFHMQHHLKLQASANQLLEEQVAERTRQLELQSQEIYQQAQEIARMNKLLEKDNAELKTNIEKITDARITSAELTFEEFSQKYPDQEKCYSFLADLKWSKGYSCKKCNYNNFSKGRKPFSRRCNKCAYEESPMNDTIFENNRIPINKAFYIVYLVFTTKGNISSYQIAEKTGMRQGTCWAYAVRIKNLLEAESMTTRKNKKGSWMDLIMKV
- a CDS encoding glycoside hydrolase family 30 beta sandwich domain-containing protein, producing the protein MKKNYLRLAAVGMLCLAMYACKKNMYMPDEAKGTTTARANESVSVWMTSGDQSKLLQQQGNVTFAADAGSSGTTITVNEGTTYQGIDGFGFTLTQGSAKLISNLSASAQSSLLNELFSPSSGIGLSVVRVGIGATDLSDYSFTYRDGASFSLSGPDLTYTIPILKKILAINPAIKVLATPWTAPTWMKSNGSFSGGTLKAENYESYGQYWLDYMNAMRGQGIEIWGVTPQNEPLNANNEPSMTLTKENELGLINSYMGPKLRGAGFNCKIICYDHNCDNTDFPTYVANNSTYVDGSAFHLYGGNISAMTTVKNATNKNVYFTEQYTSTSGSFSGDFAWHTQNVVLGSLNNWSRTVLEWNLASDSQGGPHTPGGSSNSMGAITIDGSTITRRVGYYIIAQVSKFVQPGAVRISSNSSGNIQTTAFKNSDGSKVLLAYNTGSSSVSFKVLWGSQSFTYTLPGGSSATFKWSGAGSTGTTAPIGQNITLKGFNNMYVSSENGTQAMNCNRATASGWETFTVIDAGSGKIALQAMGKYVSSENGAQAITCNRTTVGDWEKFDWVVNADGKISLRGNNGLYVSSENGTQAMTCTRTAISGWEAFGVNQ